The DNA window TTCAGGGTCTACTACGACCTCGCCAGCAAGTGAACCGGACACCCACCCGACCCACCTCGGACCGAGTCGCGTCTGGCGATCCCGCCCGGCGCGGTACGCGACCGATGAACGTCTAGGAGCACGCCATGAGCGACTCAACGATCAACGGCACCGCGCTCCCGCCACGCGAGCCCAGCGCGCTGCTCGGCGGATTCAACTGGCTGGCACGTACACTCGCGACGGTGGCGGCGACGCTGTTCGGGCTGCTGGTGCTGACCTTCTTCATCGGCCGCCTGCTGCCGCTCGATCCAGTGATCGCGATACTCGGCGACAATGCATCGCAGGCCGCCTACGACGCGATGTATCGACAGCTCGGACTGGACCGGCCGCTGATCGAGCAGTTCGCAACCTACGTGGGTCAAGTGGTGCAATTCGACTTCGGCAGGTCGCTGACCTCGGGCAACCCGGTGCTCAGCGATATCGCCCGGGTGTTTCCCGCCACCCTCGAACTCGCCACCCTATCGATTTTGATCGCCACTGGATTCGGCATCCCGCTCGGTGTGCTCTCGGCGATGTATCGCGACAGCCCGCTCGACTACATCGTGCGGATCCTGACCTTGCTGGGCTACTCGGCGCCCAACTTCTGGCTCGGCCTGATGGGCCTGACACTGTTCTACGCCACCCTCGGCTGGGTCGCCGGTCCCGGGCGAATCGACTTCGTCTACGAGTACACCCTCACTCCGATCACCGGCTTCCTGCTGATCGACGCTCCCTTGCTCGGCGAGTGGCAGGCATTCGCCAACGCGATCAGCCACATCGTGCTGCCGGCCTCGATCCTCGGCTTCAGCGCCATGGCCTACATCGCGCGAATGACCCGCAGTTTCATGATCGAGCAGCTCAACCAGGAGTACGTGGTCACCGCCAGGGTGAAGGGGCTCTCGTGGGCCAAGACCGTGTGGGTACATGCCTTTCGCAACATCGCGGTGCAGGTGATCACCGTAGTCGCACTGTCGTACGCCTTTCTGCTCGAAGGCGCGGTACTGATCGAGACGGTGTTCGCCTGGCCCGGTTTCGGGCGCTACCTGACCAATGCGCTGCTCGCCGGTGACATGAACGCGGTGGTCGGCTGCACCCTGCTGGTCGGGACGATATTCATCGTGCTGAACCTGTGCTGCGACCTGCTCTACCACCTGCTCGATCCACGCACCCGCTGAGCCAGAGGCCAAGGAGGAGACCCGATGTCCCGCACCGACCATCCGACCAGGCTGCGCGCCTGGCTCACCGCCGAGATCGCAGGCTCCAGCCGCCAGGCCCGCGCCCAGCAGCTGTGGCG is part of the Halotalea alkalilenta genome and encodes:
- a CDS encoding ABC transporter permease, whose protein sequence is MSDSTINGTALPPREPSALLGGFNWLARTLATVAATLFGLLVLTFFIGRLLPLDPVIAILGDNASQAAYDAMYRQLGLDRPLIEQFATYVGQVVQFDFGRSLTSGNPVLSDIARVFPATLELATLSILIATGFGIPLGVLSAMYRDSPLDYIVRILTLLGYSAPNFWLGLMGLTLFYATLGWVAGPGRIDFVYEYTLTPITGFLLIDAPLLGEWQAFANAISHIVLPASILGFSAMAYIARMTRSFMIEQLNQEYVVTARVKGLSWAKTVWVHAFRNIAVQVITVVALSYAFLLEGAVLIETVFAWPGFGRYLTNALLAGDMNAVVGCTLLVGTIFIVLNLCCDLLYHLLDPRTR